From Candidatus Paceibacter sp.:
TGACGCCTGGTCAGCGCAGCGTCAGAATTCAAAACATATCTGTCGTTGTGCCGTTCGCTCAAAATAATCGGCAGGCGAAGGGTTCATAACCCGACTCGCTTGCCCGGCAAGAATAAGCGCTGGTGAATATACTAATACCGCAAAACCAATTCACCGCCGCGGCATCAACAAGCCGCGCAAGGTTCTTTTCTCCTTGTTTCTTTACTTGGCTTATTCTTGCCAAATTTTTAAACAAAACTCCAATTCGTTCGTTGGGGTTTTTATTTTTGAGATAAATAAATGGGCGCACCAGGACTCGAATCCCGTAGAATTGGCTTTGCAAACTCACGGGACAGGCCTAGGACCCCAGAGGTATATAAGATATAAAGTCGTCGCTCAAATCAAATGATTATGTGGTGCGCGCACTAGGACTCGAACCTAGGACCACCAAGGTATAAGCTTGGCGCTCTACCAACTGAGCTATGCGCGCGCACCACACATCACTTGAATTTTCGCTAGACTTTATAAGCTCCGTGCTTGTGTGGATTTATCCTATCTCCGCGTGGGTGTTTTCCAGAGTTTCTTTCTTCGGCCTGATTCCGTGCTTTGAGATTATAGCATTAAACTCGTCGCTTTCAATGGTCTCTTTTTCTATAAGAGTGCTGGCGATTTCTTCCAAAACAGCTTTGTGTTTGGACAAGACTTCTTTGGCCTCTTTGTGAGATTCGCTAATTATCTTCGTTATTTCCGCGTCAATTTCTTTAGCCACATCTTCGGAATAATTTTTTTCCGTGACAAATTCCTTGCCCAAAAACACCGGTTCGCTTCGGCCGCCCCAAGCCACCGGCCCGATTTTGTCCGACATGCCGTAGCGCATCACCAAGGCTCTCGCGATTTCCGTGGCGTGTCGCAAGTCGTCGGCCGCGCCGGTCGTCAGGTCGTCAAATATCATTTTTTCCGCCGAGTATCCGCCCAGCGCCACCGCTATCTCGTCCGTAAAATGGGCCTTGGAGTAAAGATGCTTTTCCTCCAAAGGCAGTTTAAGAGTGTAACCGGCCGCTCTGCCGCGGGACACGACGGAAACTTTATGCACCGGGTCGGCGTGCTTGAGCACCGACGAAACCAAGGCGTGGCCGGCTTCGTGGTAAGAAGCGATTTTCTTTTCCTCTCCGGTCAGGAGATGGCTTTTTCTTTCCGGTCCGAGCAGAACTTTTTCTATGGAACGGATGAGGTCAAACTGGCCGATTTTCTTCCTTTCTTCGCGGGCGGCCAGAATCGCCGCCTCATTCATCAGGTTTTGCAAATCAGCGCCGGAGAAGCCGGGCGTTCTCTCCGCCACCAGTTCCAGATTCACGTCCTCGGCGAAGGGTTTGTTTCGGGAATGAATCGCCAATATTTCCTTTCTTTCCTTAATGTCCGGCAAATCAAGAACAACGCGCCGGTCAAATCTGCCCGGCCGCAACAACGCCGGATCCAGCACGTCTGGCCGATTGGTGGCCGCCATCACAATCACTTTTTCGTGGGGCTCAAAGCCGTCCATTTCCACCAGGATCTGATTGAGGGTTTGTTCCCTTTCGTCGTGGCCGCCACCCAAGCCCGCTCCGCGGTGCCTGCCCACCGCGTCAATTTCGTCCACAAAGATTATCGCCGGAGCGGAACTTTTGGCCACTCGGAACAAATCCCTGACGCGGCTGGCCCCGACGCCAACAAACAGCTCCACGAACTCGGAGCCGGATACGTGGAAAAACGGGACATTGCTTTCTCCTGCCACCGCTCTGGCCAATAAAGTCTTGCCGCTACCGGGCGGTCCCATCAAGAGAACACCTTTAGGAATACGCGCGCCAATGTCCAGAAATTTTTTGGGGTTGCGCAAAAATTCAACTATTTCTTTCAACTCCTCCTTCACTTCGTGCGCTCCGGCCACGTCTTTAAACGTCACTTTTTCTTTTTTGTCGTCCGGCTCTATCACCCGCGCCTGCGTCTTGCCGAAAGAAAACGACTGCAGATTGGCGCTTTTGACCTGCCGGGCCGCCATCCAGAAAAAGAACACTATTATAAGTATCGGCAGAAGCAAAGGCAGAATGGTGCTCATCCACACCAAAAATCCGGATGGACTACTTATGTCTATTTTTACCAAAGACAGCTGCTCTTTGGAAACGCCGTAGTTGGCCAGTGTTTCCGTCAGCGCCGTTTCCGTTTCTTTCTTGGATTCTATGACTTTGCCGTCCTTCAGGGTCACTTCCAGATTATTGCCCTCAACTTTTATTTCCCGCACGTTGCCGGCGTTAATTTCGCCCACCAGCTGGGAAATGGGCGCCTGCTCTCTATCGGCAAACTGGCCGACGAGCAAAGAATAAAATCCCGCCATTACCATCAGGATAAGCAGGATTATTATGATGTTTTTGGAAAAAAGCTTCATGTTTTGATGTTTGGATTATACTATTAAAATCGCCAAAATCAACTTATAATAGGTTTATGTCCGCGCTTTTGGAAAACAAGAAGGCTTATTTTGACTATGAAATTATGGAAAAAT
This genomic window contains:
- the hflB gene encoding ATP-dependent zinc metalloprotease FtsH, producing MKLFSKNIIIILLILMVMAGFYSLLVGQFADREQAPISQLVGEINAGNVREIKVEGNNLEVTLKDGKVIESKKETETALTETLANYGVSKEQLSLVKIDISSPSGFLVWMSTILPLLLPILIIVFFFWMAARQVKSANLQSFSFGKTQARVIEPDDKKEKVTFKDVAGAHEVKEELKEIVEFLRNPKKFLDIGARIPKGVLLMGPPGSGKTLLARAVAGESNVPFFHVSGSEFVELFVGVGASRVRDLFRVAKSSAPAIIFVDEIDAVGRHRGAGLGGGHDEREQTLNQILVEMDGFEPHEKVIVMAATNRPDVLDPALLRPGRFDRRVVLDLPDIKERKEILAIHSRNKPFAEDVNLELVAERTPGFSGADLQNLMNEAAILAAREERKKIGQFDLIRSIEKVLLGPERKSHLLTGEEKKIASYHEAGHALVSSVLKHADPVHKVSVVSRGRAAGYTLKLPLEEKHLYSKAHFTDEIAVALGGYSAEKMIFDDLTTGAADDLRHATEIARALVMRYGMSDKIGPVAWGGRSEPVFLGKEFVTEKNYSEDVAKEIDAEITKIISESHKEAKEVLSKHKAVLEEIASTLIEKETIESDEFNAIISKHGIRPKKETLENTHAEIG